The following are encoded in a window of Scomber scombrus unplaced genomic scaffold, fScoSco1.1 SCAFFOLD_139, whole genome shotgun sequence genomic DNA:
- the LOC133976997 gene encoding zinc finger protein 260-like, translating to MSSSAALHTQLAAVMESLVHAAVAELQKLVEPPVTGQQPPLTGQQPPLTGQQLPVTGQQPPVTGQQPPLTGQQPPVTGQQPPVTGQQPPLTGQQPPVTGQQPPVTGQQPPLTGQQPPVTGQQLMVCFASIMETLGNEALGKIMNIVDEVKLSQRCVQRPQTSFLSILSKERVEVEHSYGLRPHSDTDRPAQEKPVEEAVETPFVLAVTVKDEHGNIDLGAIAERARVESSEPVTFDPEPPAYVLQSVTWKYFTCTSCGKSFPSQSSLKVHQRVHTGEKPFSCSDCGRAFRQHQSLLSHQRTHSGERPFPCAECGKRFAKRAQLKTHAVVHTGEKPYGCELCGRRFNLLQNLHRHSHTHTGRKVFVCGVCGKGFTRSVTLKTHELIHSGQKPFKCEECPKTFRHAVNLKNHQRIHSGARPFGCDVCGKSFRQSVNLKIHRRIHTGERPFSCAECGKTFSQQSSLMSHGRTHSTERPFSCDACDKTFNNSNSLKLHQRVHTGEKPYGCDVCGKTFSQGSHLRTHRRHLHAGGKQYICDRCGKRYADQRNLKLHKCSYA from the exons ATGAGCTCCTCCGCGGCTCTGCACACACAGCTGGCTGCTGTCATGGAGTCTCTGGTTCACGCTGCGGTGGCGGAGCTGCAGAAGCTGGTGGAGCCTCCGGTAACCGGACAGCAGCCTCCTCTAACCGGACAGCAGCCTCCTCTAACCGGACAGCAGCTCCCGGTAACCGGACAGCAGCCTCCGGTAACCGGACAGCAGCCTCCTCTAACCGGACAGCAGCCTCCGGTAACCGGACAGCAGCCTCCGGTAACCGGACAGCAGCCTCCTCTAACCGGACAGCAGCCTCCGGTAACCGGACAGCAGCCTCCGGTAACCGGACAGCAGCCTCCTCTAACCGGACAGCAGCCTCCGGTAACCGGACAGCAGCTGATG gtgtgctTTGCCTCCATCATGGAGACTCTGGGTAACGAGGCTTTGGGGAAGATCATGAACATTGTGGACGAAGTCAAACTGTCTCAGCGATGCGTTCAAAGACCTCAGACCAGCTTCCTGAGTATCCTCAGCAAGGAGCGCGTTG AGGTCGAACACTCCTACGGACTCCGACCGCACAGCGACACGGACCGACCTGCTCAG gagaAACCAGTGGAGGAAGCAGTGGAGACGCCGTTCGTCCTGGCGGttaccgtcaaagatgaacacggCAACATCGACCTGGGAGCCATCGCTGAGA GAGCTCGTGTGGAGTCCTCTGAGccggtgacctttgaccccgaGCCTCCTGCCTACGTGCTGCAGAGCGTGACCTGGAAGTACTTCACGTGCACGTCGTGCGGGAAGTCGTTCCCGTCTCAGAGCAGCTTGAAGGTTCATCAGCGCGTTCACACGGGAGAGAAACCGTTCAGCTGCAGCGACTGCGGCCGCGCCTTCCGGCAGCATCAGAGTCTGCTGAGTCATCAGCGCACGCACAGCGGCGAGCGCCCGTTCCCATGCGCCGAATGCGGCAAACGCTTCGCCAAGCGGGCGCAGCTGAAGACGCACGCGGTGGTTCACACGGGAGAGAAGCCGTACGGCTGCGAGCTGTGCGGCCGCCGCTTCAACCTGCTGCAGAACCTGCACCGACACAGCCACACGCACACCGGCAGGAAGGTGTTCGTGTGCGGCGTCTGCGGGAAAGGCTTCACGCGCTCCGTCACGCTGAAGACGCACGAGCTCATCCACAGCGGCCAGAAGCCCTTCAAGTGTGAAGAGTGTCCCAAAACCTTCCGGCACGCCGTCAACCTGAAGAACCACCAGCGCATCCACAGCGGCGCCCGGCCCTTCGGCTGCGACGTCTGCGGGAAGTCGTTCCGCCAGTCGGTCAACCTGAAGATCCACCGCAGGATCCACACCGGCGAGCGGCCGTTCAGCTGCGCCGAATGCGGCAAAACGTTCAGCCAGCAGAGCAGCCTGATGTCGCACGGACGCACGCATTCCACGGAGCGGCCGTTCTCCTGCGACGCCTGCGACAAGACgttcaacaacagcaacagcctGAAGCTGCACCAGCGCGTTCACACCGGGGAGAAACCGTACGGCTGCGACGTCTGCGGGAAGACCTTCAGCCAGGGAAGCCACCTGCGCACGCACCGCAGGCACCTGCACGCCGGCGGCAAGCAGTACATCTGTGACCGCTGCGGCAAGAGATACGCAGACCAGCGCAACCTGAAGCTGCACAAATGCAGCTACGCATGA
- the nudt13 gene encoding LOW QUALITY PROTEIN: nucleoside diphosphate-linked moiety X motif 13 (The sequence of the model RefSeq protein was modified relative to this genomic sequence to represent the inferred CDS: inserted 1 base in 1 codon), translating into MLKVLLSTRKCSSFVSRMRYVDRLKQDDDACSAALQTGRMFLFHRLNPLLQNTERGTFRPATLTCSDVQSVLENLGADGSLLKESVLIGCSEQNQAEFCLDVGRLDQAAVEEMVTGSFVDLRKSFFLLSGAEAPLVAKGQALLRWHQTSGFSSATGQPTRRNQAGSQRVCSSSGIISYPTMCPVVIVLVSDGTRCVLGRQAAFPRGMYSALAGFCDMGESLEEALCREVAEEVGLEVLSVSYSSSQHWPFPHSSFMLGCHASVSPAHTQLIVDRSELEDARWFSLQEVMSALQVKXQEGRPPPPLWLPPKHAIAHRLITEWTQLMQTVS; encoded by the exons ATGTTGAAGGTTCTCCTCTCTACCAGGAAGTGTTCCAGCTTCGTCTCCAGGATGAG GTACGTGGACAGGTTGAAGCAGGATGATGATGCGTGTTCTGCAGCGCTGCAGACGGGTCGTATGTTCCTGTTCCACCGACTGAACCCTCTGCTGCAGAACACAGAACGAGGAACCTTCAGACCCGCCACACTGACCTGCTCAG ATGTGCAGTCAGTCCTGGAGAACCTCGGTGCAGACGGGTCCCTGCTGAAGGAGTcagttctgattggctgttctGAACAGAACCAGGCTGAGTTCTGTTTGGATGTtg GGCGGCTGGATCAGGCAGCGGTGGAGGAAATGGTCACAGGAAGCTTTGTGGACCTGAGGAAGTCGTTCTTCCTGCTGAGCGGAGCAGAAGCGCCTCTAGTGGCCAAG GGTCAGGCTCTGCTGCGCTGGCATCAAACCAGCGGCTTCTCCAGCGCCACGGGTCAGCCGACCCGCCGCAACCAGGCCGGAAGTCAGAGAgtgtgcagcagcagtggcATCATCTCCTATCCCACG atgtgtCCGGTGGTCATCGTGCTGGTGTCGGATGGGACCCGGTGTGTTCTGGGGCGCCAGGCAGCGTTCCCTCGGGGGATGTACAGCGCTCTGGCCGGGTTCTGTGATATGG GGGAGAGCCTGGAGGAGGCGCTGTGCAGGGAGGTGGCGGAGGAGGTGGGACTGGAGGTCCTCAGTGTCTCCTACAGCTCCTCTCAGCACTGGCCCTTCCCCCACAGCTCCTTCATGCTGGGCTGCCACGCCTCCGTTAGCCCCGCCCACacccag CTGATCGTGGACCGCTCTGAGCTGGAGGACGCTCGCTGGTTCAGTctacaggaagtgatgtcagcGCTGCAGGTGA CCCAGGAGGggcgaccccccccccccctctggctgcCCCCCAAACACGCCATCGCCCACCGACTCATCACAGAGTGGACCCAGCTGATGCAGACGGTCAGCTGA
- the rpp30 gene encoding ribonuclease P protein subunit p30, with the protein MAEFMDLNVSTCEDQSRVLDLISTAAQLGFSTVALNYEFEPSANHRAVPSPTPTNQLIPQLPLVQGRSRPIRVLNRLTIVTSDPGHFRPNAPEYRCYDLLAVRPTTEKLFHAACMMYDVDIISVSVTEKLPFFFKRAPVNGATDRGVVFELSYAAAIRDATRRRYTISNAVSLMESCRGRNVILSSAAEKPLELRGPYDVANLGLLFGLSDGDAKEAVSSSCRSVLLHAETRKTASGVVHTVKSPDTGPAAKRRHLME; encoded by the exons ATGGCGGAGTTTATGGATTTGAACGTGAGCACGTGTGAAGATCAGAGTCGCGTGCTCGACCTCATCAGCACCGCAGCGCAGC TCGGGTTCTCCACCGTCGCCCTGAACTACGAGTTTGAGccgtcagccaatcacagagcagtcCCCTCCCCCACACCAACCAATCAGCTCATCCCACAGCTGCCCCTCGTACAG GGTCGCTCCCGGCCAATCAGAGTGCTGAACAGACTGACCATCGTGACATCAGACCCTGGTCACTTC AGACCGAACGCTCCTGAATATCGCTGCTACGACCTGCTGGCTGTTAGACCGACTACTGAGAAGCTGTTCCAC gcagcatgtatgatgtatgatgttgacatcatcagtgtgtcAGTAACAGAGAAACTACCGTTCTTCTTCAAGAGAGCGCCGGTTAATGGG GCTACAGACAGAGGTGTGGTGTTCGAGCTGTCGTATGCTGCAGCTATCAGAGACGCCACCAGGAGGCGCTACACCATCAGTAACGCTGTCAGTCTGATGGAGAGCTGCAGAGGAAGG AATGTGATCCTGTCCAGCGCTGCGGAGAAG cctCTGGAGCTCAGAGGTCCGTATGACGTTGCCAACCT tGGTTTATTGTTCGGTTTGTCAGACGGAGACGCAAAAGAAGCCGTTTCCTCCAGCTGTCGATCAGTACTACTACACGCAG AAACCAGGAAGACGGCGAGCGGCGTCGTCCACACGGTGAAGAGTCCAGACACAG GTCCGGCAGCGAAGAGACGTCACCTGATggagtga
- the si:ch211-221j21.3 gene encoding uncharacterized protein si:ch211-221j21.3 has product MQCAAPLNKKRPLESEEPWRPKRVCLEAGLQTAECPMETVDSFTPSNQQQEQQVRLTCLRCLGGEPGHINHIMGV; this is encoded by the exons ATGCAGTGCGCGGCCCCGCTGAACAAGAAGAGACCGTTAGAGAGCGAGGAGCCATGGAGACCG aagcgtgtgtgtttggaggCGGGACTGCAGACCGCTGAGTGTCcaatggaaactgtggacagtTTTACACCGTCCAATCAGCAACAAGAACAGCAG gtccgGCTCACATGTCTCAGATGTCTTGGAGGAGAACCG gGTCACATTAATCACATCATGGGcgtctga